The Bombus vancouverensis nearcticus chromosome 5, iyBomVanc1_principal, whole genome shotgun sequence genome segment tcttcttatcTTTTCTTTCCTGCCATTTTTAGTCTcgcttttaatttctttttaacctTCGCTCTATCTATTTCTCTTGCTCTTTACGGGACTTTATCGATCGGAAAACTCGACGAGCGTTACGATGCGCTGAGAATTACGTTTTAATCAAAAAGAAAGTCGAAACGTTGGTTTGTTCGTCCATATATTCGTATATTTAAAACGCTGTTGCACGAATACTTCGTGCGAAAGATTATGCAAGTTGGAAagcatttttatttcattgagaGCAAACTCGACACGacgcgatacgatacgatacgacgCGATACGATAAGATAGAACCTAACAACGCGATACGATAAGGCGGAACGTAACAACGCGAGTCAGTGCAACGACGTATCGAATGGTTCGTTCGGACGTTGGACTCTGTTTGTAtcgcgttcgttcgttcgttgatCGTTATACACATACGCGTACTTTGATCGATACACCATAGTCCATATCGCTAGCATTGAATTACAGTTGGCAACGTAACTGTTTTCTAGTCTGTGCAAACGGACGTAGACAAGATCGAGCCACCGTCACCTGTACCGTCCCCGGCAGCTAGCTCTGCTCCGGCGTTTCAACCGATCATCCTTGAAACAGAGGGCTCGTACGCCAGAAGAATTTCCACCTCCGCATCGGCCGATCCTCTCAGAAGGAAATGTCATCAACAACCGGAAAGCTTTCAAGATCGTCAGCCGAAGGACTCGACGTGTGAAATCTCTCCGAGACAGTTTGCTAGCTCCGTAACGGACGACCATTTCGAGACGTTTGGTCGTTATGTGGCTGGAAAATTGAGGAAATCGATGCCTCGTCAAAGTATTATCGCCGAGAAAGTAATCGCGGAGGTCCTCTTGAGAGCTAATCTCGGCACCTTGGAAGAAGCTACCTGTCTTACGGAAAAAGTACCTTCTCGTTGCTTCTTAGTAATGGGCGATCGTTGAATATCACCGATCCATCACCGGCGTCCGTTTCTCCCTCATTTGTTCTCTCCAACAGTCGCCAATGTTTTGCGTTCGTTTACGCCGTTCATCCcctgtctttccgttaagcagCATACGCGGTCGCATCTTTGATCCAAACTGACGCGCGCGTTTGTATCCAATGGTCAGGGAAGAACAGCGAACCATCGGCTGCCGGTCGAGCAAAACACAACCTCGACAAATTTGCTCGCGAGAATGGCAGACAGGTCGCATCGCAGACGAGTCAATTCTGGCAGCCAGCCAATCAAACAAGACCTTTTGTTTTCCTACGCGTGAAAAACCCAGTGCACCATGATACATACGTATTTTTTATACGAATAAACCAGTTTCTTTGTAAGCAGATGATaacgatttctatttttttcttctgttttccACTCGAGATCAATCCACGATTCCATAATTATTCGTTTTATAGCAACATTTATATCCTAATTACGACTAGTCTCTTGACACACCTTTTCCaggaatttttctatttcgttttcGCTTTCCCACAGCGAATCCATTCCGATGAATTCCATCGCCCAACTTTGATCCAAGTCGCTTTAAACTTTTGCAATGAAAGCTTCGTGTAATCGGTCAGTCAGTTGTATTACATCCGAACCAGGTATCATCGAAGTTCTCTTGCCGATACGATGATTTAAGCTTAGACGAGATAGTAGTATCTTAGATCTTAGATTACCTAGCCACGTTGCATTAAACCGGTCGCATAGGAAAATGACATTATCGAGACGTTATAATTATCGCTCGAAACGCAATTACCCTTTGTGATTCAAGGTTAGCTTATTCAATAACAATAAATTgtttaagaaattttttatgtatcatgttctgtgtattgaaataaaaagttaaCGGTTGACGAGGTGGCCGAGTGGTTAAGGCGTTGGACTGCTAATCCAATGTGCTCTGCACGCGTGGGTTCGAATCCCATCCTCGTCGGTGTTTTTCgtacctttttcctttttttgttttccctgtgtttaatatttttttccgATTATCCGAGTATCTACCACTTTTCATTGTCATCGATAAATACGTTTGAATCAAGGAAAAGATTAAATTTGCTTAAAAATTAGTATAAAAGAAAagatcgaataaaaattttgcTGCACAAAGAGAGAAAGATGGCGGCAggttaatatacatacatacatatatggtTATAATAACTTTAAAAGTAAAGTATAAGAATAAATGTTGGGATTCTGAAGGTTTCTGCCTAAACTTGAATTGCATGGTTAACGTGGTTGCGTGGAACACCATAGATCATAACCAAATTAGTAGAAAATTATGCGTGTTCGTCATTAATGTTCTCGACAGGATCTTACCTGAAAGTGGATGGTATGTTTGGTCAAACAAGATTTTCGACCTAAGTTGCGTTGCGTTTAAAAAGGCGCATATCAGATGCGTTTCAGGGTTTAGAGAAGTTGCCCTACGTTGAGCATTAACTTTCGAGTGGTGTCAGAAGAACTATATCCAATAACATGTATTATTTATCTATATACCGACAAGATCTTAAGAGACACACCAGAGATATAGCTAACTTTAGTTTGTTCTCGGATAAAACCTTAGAAAGCCTCGTAAAACAAGAAAATTGCTCTAAAAGTTTCAGGCGTTTACGTTACAGCACATTATCGTTATACATAAATCGAGAAATTACGAAAACCTTTTTAGTGTAAAACGCGAAGTAAGTTATCGCCAATACTTGATCTCATCAAATAAACGATAGTGTTACGCAAAAATTTGCAACTTATTCCGTAACCCACGTTTCGTATCTATTACGAAAGAATCGAGCGTCGATAGCATTGTCGACGAGTatcgaaaaaatttatttattagttaGGCAATTTTATTAGTACGTAATACATATAGTTTGCTATATCAAAGATCGCAAAAAATTATAGCCCGGCTAGCTCAGTCGGTAGAGCATGAGACTCTTAATCTCAGGGTCGTGGGTTCGAGCCCCACGTTGGGCGGAGTGTTATTTTTTGTTGCTGTATCGGCAAGATTTGCGTATTAAAAAAATAcgttgctttttttttttaaattatgtagATCTATTTTTTTCGCTTTGATATCAAATAAGTTCAAAAATAATGGAACAAGGAGGAAGGAAAGAAGACGGTACTAGGGGATGATTTTCAGTACCGTTTGCTTCGTCTGTTTGAAAATGGTATAGATTTAGCTCAGCAATTTTTCGGACGAAGTACCATACAAAAAAGTTATACTTGTTCGATGCTTGGTACAATATACGTACAATATTCATGGTCATTTATAAAGTCCTTGCTCGAAAGTCCTGACTCGATGTGACAAAAGAGAAATTCGCCCCCGGGTGGGCTCGAACCACCAACCTTTCGGTTAACAGCCGAACGCGCTAGCCGATTGCGCCACGGAGGCAACTTGTTTCGTCGTTTCTAATATATCGTAGCTGTGGTAAATGTATCAAATTACAAGTAGTGGAACTGATAACGATGAATAGAAGCGTAATCTACATCCATGCGATAATACAATGTATAGGATAGGATAGAAGAAACATCTAATCGTGGAAAAAGTCGATACACTCGAACCCGGGAACGCGCGTTTCTTTTCGTATTCCACCTAATTACGTGATACATACTCGGAAGTAGAATGCGAGCAATTTGGTGGCGCGTGCACCTAAAGGTTGCACACGCAAGTACGTATCTAAGCCTGCTCGAGATAGCAGCAGAATCTCACGGTGAATTAGGTCGGTGCGATGCTCGTTTAAATGAATTTGAGTGGTTGGACGAATAACGTGTGTGTCGGTGAAAGGACTGCGTACACACACCGCTTAGCCGAAAGCAAGATACGCGAAAGGAAAGCTGTTCGCGTGACTGCTCGGTGGAGAAAAGAACAATCGCGGAGGCTGTGACTGGGTGTTTCGTAGCGGGAACCTTGAAGCGAGTTCGAGGGTGTTGCCAGAACGACGAAGGGTGTTTGCGGAAGGTTCGTTGGGAACGCAACGAGCGGATTCTCGTAAAGGGCTCGTTATCCTTTCCCGTTAGTTTCGGTAACGGGCCGCGTCTACTCGGATCAAGCGAAAAGAGTCGATCGCAAAGCCAAGCACAGGCAAGAGAGGCGGAGGACGACGATAGCCCTTCGTGCCTTGTCAACGAGCCATTAATTGTCGCTCGGGCGAGCTTATGCCATAGACTGTAGGCAATCTTTCTTTGCACTGTTCCCGCGGTTCTGCCTCAAATTGTCTTTCCCattcttcgttttctatttctatttctctttctttctctttttattatGCACGGAATCAAATAAGTTGTCTGGATTCTTCGCTGGAAATTTTGTGGCGAAACGTAATTGTGCCAAATGGAATTCCGAATCGCGTTCGATCATTACGTTACGCTCGAGCTTAATCGAGTCGTTCCTACTCCTTGCGCTCCTTTGTCTCCGTGGTGCAAGCGGGAAGAGGTAGCGAAGAAGGTAGCACACCAATTTCGAAGCTCGGCTGCGTAACACGTGTCAATCGTCGATGGGCGATGCGATCGTCGAATCGAATCGAGTGAAGTCGAGAGGATCCTCGGACGCGACAAGATCGATATTTATCCTGGCAAAAATCCAGGCTCGAAACAGTGCCAACTCGTATACGGATAATATCGCATCCCTCTGGTGAGATACCTACGTAATTATCGTCTCGACGAATTCACGTTTGTGCCCCcaatttcctttcttttttttctttcttttttttttctcgctggCAAAAGATTAAAAAGGGAGATTCGGGAGCGAGGGTGTAGAGTAAAATTGACGCGAGGCAACATTCCAACATTTGGCGTCGAAGGCAGACAGATTCGGATTTAGTCGAATGGGAAAGTCGAGCATGTAAATGCGAGAAAGCTAGGGGCAGGCATTCGACCGAGCAATCGATAATCTTGCTTTTTGTTCGCGATGCAACCCCGAAAGGTATTCATTTGGCGGTATAAAAGCCGAAGGTTTCGATACTTTGAGACGGTTCGACGTCGCTTTGTCGAAAGCCACGAAGAGCCACAAACAATGGGAGGCACAAAGTCGAAAAGGTCGCTAAATGATAATTCAAACTAAATGATTCCTTCTCATTAAACCGAAGAAGATAAGAAGAAGGAAACAGTTATTCCATGCCGAGAATCGCGCAGCATCGATCCTACGAAAATACATCGTAAAATCGAAAGAGATCGTTGTCGTGTCTTTTCTACGGTAATGCTCGGCGAAATGAGAGCGGGAATTCTCCAAAGTCCCCTCGATTGGATCTGGCTACCCTACCTTGTCGAAGGGTGTCGTCCCGTTTAGCCACTGTTGCACAGGGACGTACGCTCGTCGTTCATTAGTCCTGCTCGTATagcatacattatatatatactacGTAATCGTGTCAACGCTGTAACATCGATTTATTTAAGATCGTGCGTTTTCCCGTAGATGGTATCGTGGACACGCAAAGGGACagctatgtatgtatgtatgtacaataatgtacatcgtgggacatcgaaCTCGATAGAGTCGTCTAGGTTTGTCAGCTGTCGAGAATGCCAGAGCGGCAAGAATTGGTCGGTTTCTGTCGGTCGCGAGAGCGAGAGGCGCACGAAATCAGGTAGAATTCGAAAGACGGTTCGTGCTCTCTAGTTCGTGTCGATATTCCGAGTGAGGCGGTGGGATGGCTCGTATCGACGGGAAAGAGCCGAGAGCTTGACAGAAGCGGACAGTATCAGGTGGAAGGGAGTACATAGAGTATAGAGGGAGAGCACCCCTTTCGAGTACGGCCCTGCAACGTGCCCACCCAATAAGGGTGCGTAGTCGGCGGCGCTCAGTCTCGTCGGAACGGTCAGTGAGGTAGGAGGTTTTGTTCCCGTAATATTAGAGTGTCGCGTGCCGGCCGCACTGCGGCCGTGCCTCTTGCTCTTCTCAAACGGTCCATACAACACGTCTCAAATAAGAAGTGACGCGCATCTTTTCACGCGTTTTAATTTCTCCAACGTGGAATCGTCGAGTAACCGTTCGATTCACGAAGAAGTTGATCGAGATCGGCGGATTTCGGTACTTTCGAAGCGTAAGAAGAGATCGTAACTGATGGAGGATGACGTTCGATGGAAAGCAAGGTAAAGCATTACTTCGAATACGTTCCTTCCGAGACCCCAATTCCTTAACGTTCGTTATTCCACCGAAAGCTTGACAATCGGCAAACAATCACTTCCCTACACTTTACTCATTTATGGACAAATGACCGCCGTTCGGATCAGATTTGTCTCCTAGCATCCGAACATACGACTTTCTctctactacatactatataaacgaaatcttatTGGCGATTGTATCGCCTCTTACCTCCTAGAAAAGAATCTTAATACCGTAATCTTATTAACGTGACGATAAAAGCGGCGATACTGTGATATGGAATATTTGGAGAATAACGCAGGTTAAAGGTTGTACAATAGACGGTGGGTCGTTGCAATACGATGCGTCGACGCGTAAAAGCTGCCGTCGTCGTTGCATCCGTTTTTTTGTCCGAGAGAGAAAAAGCACGTAAACGTCGTTTCGTACCAACAAAACGAACGTAGACGGACAACTTCAGTTCGGCATGGTAAGTGTGGTAACCGTCGTTTGCGCGGTTTTCCGAATCCAGTGCGCTCGAGTCCGTCGCACGCTAGCCATTATCGTTacataacctatatacgtttgCGAACGCGGACCAATTCCACACGAGGAGAACGCCTAGGACGGGACGGTATGGAAGAAGCAAAAGGTTCGTCGCGATTTTCCAGTTATTCAAACGGTTGATCGGACGCGGTGTAAATATCTACGAGTCTCGAAGGAATTTTGAACAAAGAAACGAAAATAGATTTCGCGTCGCGTTCCATAGAACGAAGGACCAATCAGTTTCAGCCGCTTCGAGAGCGACCGCGTCTACGGAACATAGAAACTATAAAAATGCTTGTTCCCTCGTTTTctgctttcctttctttttatcaaGCAGCAACTCCGTCATAACTTTTCGCTAGATATCGTTTCATTGTTTGCGCTCCTCTGGATAGGAGTCGAATTTCCAGGAAATATTTTCGCGGATAAACATGGaaaggcagagagagagagagagagagagagagttcgCTCTATCGCGAGTAAGACAACTCGGGGAACGATTAACGTTACCGAGAGTCGTGTCGAAGGGTAGAATATCTTCTTCGAGAATAATACGTAGTCGAGATACTCGATGAACGCGTTCTATCGTGCGATACGGCACGGCTCTCGCGGCCGGAAACGCGAGCCGACGTGCGATATCATTTGTTCCCGGGAACATCGCGCGCTAAGGCGTGGCGTTTCTCGAAAGGCAAAGAAATAAAAAGGCCGAACGAAGAAAGACTCGCCAAGAGTTCATCAGTCTGAAAATTTCGTACAGAAGTCTACTCGAAGCAAAGTGGTGACAGACAGGAAATGATCGTCACCCGAATCAGCTTGCGAAGGAAACGCTCAAAGGGGAAACACAAAAGGGAGAAGACAAGTGCGAACGGGATAAGACAGTCCGCGGTAGGGGTAGTGGTGTATAATCGACTCGCGGTGTGCTTTATTTCGAAGATTCGCATTCGTCGGAGTTGAGAAAGGCGAGACTAAGATTCTCCTTCTACGTATCTATTCGTAACGCGAGTCTGATGAGTGCGAGCCGTCGCATCACGCGTCATGCGACCAATAGATACGGGCGAGCGAATGGATGGATGGATTATTTTTGGTCACGAGGATCCTCGTGGAGGGTAGTTGGCTCGAATTAGCCGTTCCGATAGAGGGTGCGCCGACAACTGGAGCAAAGGGGACGCCTTTTGCTATTTCTCTCGGCCTCCATCCCGATTAACGTTTCGTTTAAAGTTGCTAACGAGTCGTGTAAAACTTAAAATAAATTGCTCTTGCGACTCTCGATCGTTTGTGTTTGAGCTCGTCGATTGATGGAAGAAAAGCCATTCTACATACGTATACGGTACGTATATTGAGGACCGTTCTCTCGTTTTAGGCTTTCGATAAACCGAACCAAAGCTCTCGAAGAAAACCGGGCAAGGTCGAAAAGTATCGGAATACAGGCGTCTACGCACGACGAGTATCTACGTACTGGCGAGTCGCCAACCGACCGTCGATCGTTCCAAtcgtttcgtatatttttctaaCGCGCATATTTTCACCTCACGTCATTGTCACGAGAATCTTTCGGGGAGAAAACCGTGTTCTAGCAAGGGAATACCCGTTATCTTTTGTTCCAATGAACCAAACGAACCTACAAATTAGCTTTTCATTTTATCGAGATACCAACGTTAATCGGAATTAGATACACGAGCGAACGATCGACGGTCGAATCGTTTCGCGTTGTATTCCTCCTGATCCCAATTCGGACATTCGAATAGTAGCGACGCGACTTCTTAAGTTCGCGCCTTCTTCGAGAACAAAGTTACGCGTAACGTTTTATTTTATAGCTTGATTTACGATACAGCGAAATATCCCAAATCGAGTGACTACGTAACGATGGCTGTACCGTTGTTCGACGATTTTCAGCCTGGGACCGAACCAAGCTTTACCTCAGTGTCCTTGACACTGACCGAGGTTTGTCATTTCCTCTTCTCTTTATATTTTTCCCCAGTCGCGGATCCAGTCGTTTTCCTAACAAAGCAAACTTTTCTCACTGTGTCGCATCGACCGATTTCGCAACGAAATTCACTAAACAGTCGATGATCATGGTCGGTAATTACGATTTAGAAAGCTGTCGCCATCTtggatttcgatgatttttttaACACGTTGTAGAAATCAACAGTCCGAACAACATTTTGCTTCGCGTGTTATTACCGGATTCTTTTAGTTCTTGGATATTTGAAGAAATCTATCGGTACCATTCCAGTGAATTTTGTCCGTTTTCGAGGTATTTGCAAAAAATTGTCGATATTACTACAGTGAAGTCCGCCTATGATAATTGTGCATCCGTGACAGCATATGCGTTAGTATTGGTTTGCCGGTCACCGTGAGGCAACCGGATAGAATGACACCTAACCCGGGCCTATATAAACTATAAACAAAAGATAAGAATTAGGTTTGGTTTAGGCGTGTTACTTCATCCAGTCGCCGCGAGACGCGCATACGCTCTACGAACGCACAATTATCATAGGCGAACTTCGCTGCAGTAATATCGATAATTTTTTGCAAATACCTCGAAAACTAAACCGAGTGGCGGTTATATGTACAGGAAAATGACATTCGGAatcgtatattaaatatatgaaaattacacgtcgcatatattaaaaaaatgatcGACATTCAAGATGGCAGTAAACTTTCTGAATAATTACCTCAGAGTCAGCGCACTTGTGACCGCGTTATCACGGAGTTACATAATTTTGGCAACCGTCCAACTCGAGCGGAACAAGTCGTTTAGGTTAGAAACAAACGCGCGGTTGCGATCGCTTATGTGCCCGTGAACCGTCGTCGATGACTCACGGTgttaacgttattacgtactcGGAATTGTATTTATGTATAGATAATATAAGCGATATGGATCGAGCGCAACTCGATCGATCGCGCTGTGCGACTTCTCGCGAAACAAACGCGAGATACGCTTCCGTGAAGAAACATAGTCGTCGGAGGTATCAGGAATGCAATGGCAACGGCAACCGGGAAAAGGAGCTGGCGCGCCGGATCGATCCGGCCGGTCAACGAGCAAACCGATCGAGACTCGAACCGTGAAATCGCGGCGACCGACTTGTTTTGTTCCTCGTTCGAGTTTACGCCTGAAAGGGAAATGTTTCGAGAAAACGCGGGGGTGGTGATGAGCGAAGGTCGAGCCGCGGCATGTCGTTCGGACGAGAAAACAGATCTCGTGAAAAACGAACGTTGCttggatcgatcgatcgatcgatcgatgggATCGACCCGTAGATCCCCCGGCGGGGGTTGCCTGGGACGAGAGCTGCGAGAGTTGCCATGGCGACCA includes the following:
- the LOC117158588 gene encoding uncharacterized protein LOC117158588, with the protein product MSDLVGYSHDFLAEFIHLYRSFRCLWQVRYRGYKDRILRNRAYDALVQKLREVNPIADKETVIRKINTLRTAFRREYKKVRNSQKMVQNPRLRYRSSLWYYDILKFVAEQNETSPLDEERDFKNALANPTDLSQEEMMSVQTDVDKIEPPSPVPSPAASSAPAFQPIILETEGSYARRISTSASADPLRRKCHQQPESFQDRQPKDSTCEISPRQFASSVTDDHFETFGRYVAGKLRKSMPRQSIIAEKVIAEVLLRANLGTLEEATCLTEKVPSRCFLVMGDR